The following DNA comes from Pseudomonadota bacterium.
GCTCGTCGAGGTGCTCGTGGGCGCCGACCTGACCGAGGAGGCGATGGCCGAGGCGCTCCGGCTCAAGCGCGACAGCCTCGCGAGCCCGGACGTCCTGAGCCTCCTGTGCGATCTCCAGGCCGAGGCGGGCGACGTGGCCGAGGCGCAGCGCACCTGCTCCGAGCTCGTGGAGTTCAACGCTTCGGATCCGAACGCGCGGCGCGCGCTCGGCGATCTCTTCCTGCGCCGCGGGTGGTACGAGGCCGCGTACCGGCAGTACCGCACGCTCGTCGACCGCATGAAGGACGATCCGCTGTCGCTCCTCAGGCTCGCGGCGTCGGCCGCGGGCATGGGCAAGGTGGACGAGGCGCTCCGGCTCGAGCGCAAGGTCGCCTCCGGCGAGGGCGAGCCGGGACCGACGGATCCGCGCAGGTTCGCGCAGATCGTGTCGGCCGTGCGCGTCGCCCGCATGCTCCTCGACGCCAAGGCGAAGAACGACGCGAAGCTCGCGGAGGCGCTCGCGCGCAACCTGAAGAAGACCCAGGCGTTCGGCCGGCCGATGACGATGACGATCCTCACCTGGGAGGACTACTCCGCGGATCTCGCGCTCGTGCTCGAGCGGGGCGGGGAGCCGCTGGCCGTGGCCGAGAAGATCGAGGCGCCGGCTGTCGGGCTCGTGGCGATGGACATCGGCAAGGCGACCCCGGCCGAGCTCGCGTCCAAGGTCGTGATGGAAGGCCTGCCCCTGCGCCGCGCCGTGGGCTTCTCGCTCTTCACCATCACGTTCGACGGCAAGGCGTTCGACATCGCGCGCGTGGACGGCGCGGTGAAGCGCGGTGAGCTCGAGGCCGTCATGGCCGGCGAGATCTGATCAGCCGGCCCTGCCCACCCCCACGCCGGCGGGGCGGAGCACGTCACCGCCGACGGCGTACCCCTCGCGGAACACCTTGACGACGACGCCGTCCAGCGCGGCCTCGTCCACGGAAATGAGCGCCTGGGCCTCGTGACGGGCCGGATCGAACCGCGCGCCGAGCGCCTCGACGCGTGCGGCGCCGTGCGCCGCGAGCTTCCGGAGGAGGAGATCGCGGACCAGCCCCACGCCCTCCGAGACGCTCCTCCCGCCGTCGGCCCCGGCCGCGCCCTCGGCGTCGAGCGCCCGGTCCAGGCCGTCCACCACCTCGAGCAGGTCGACCAGGAGGGCGCGCCGGTTCCTCTCGATCTCGCGGCCCGCCTCGCGCCGCGTCCGCTCCTGCACCGCGCCGATCTCGGCCGCGATCTCGTGGAGCTTCCTGTCCTTCTCGGCGAGCGCGCGCTCGAGCTGCTCGACGTACGCGGGCTTGGTCGCCGCGGGCGCGCCCGCGTCGATCTCGGCGATCGTTTCGTCGTCCATCGAGCTCGCGCGGCGGTCGACGAACGTGAAGCCCCTGGGTCCTGAGCTCGAATCGGCCATCGCGGACTACCTAATCAGCGGACCGCGGGGTGTCAAGCCTCGCCGGCCCGGGTGTTCAACCAGGGCGTGACCGACCTTTCACCGTTGAAAGCGCCGCCGCGAACGGGCGAAACGCCGGCGACGACGAAGGACGCCCTAGAGCGGTGTCAGGGCCGACACGGTCCCTGCCCGAGATCTGGAAAAAGATCCGTGTCGGCGAGGGGATGCCCGCCCCGTGCGTCGGGCGGGTCACGGTTGACCGCCCGTCGCGACCAGCGCTGGCACCGATGATGCACGACACCGCGCGGACCGGGAGGGCGTCATGAAGCAGCGGATACTCGTTGTCGAGAGCTCGGGATCCTTCAACCGCCGCGGGTCGTGCGCCTCCATGGTGGACGATCAGCGGTACCTCGTGGAGGTCGCGACCGACGGCGCGGGCGCGTTCGCGCGGATCTCCGCGCACCCACCGGCGCTGGTCATCCTGGACGCGCGCGCGTCCAAGTCGGCGAGCATCGATTGGTGCCGGCGCATCAAGGCCGACTCGATTTCGCGCGACGTGAAGGTGATCATGGTGACGTCCAGCGGCGAGTGGGGATGCGTGTTCGAGGCGTTCGCCGCGGGCTGCGACGACTACCTCGTCGAGCCGTTCGGCCGCCTCGAGCTCGAGCTCAAGATGAAGGAGCTCCTGAAGTTCTCGCACCTCCGCTCCAGCGTGTCCCGCGCCGTGGTGACCGGGAGGGTGTAGCCGGGCCTCTTGCATTTCGCCGGGTTTCAGCGCATCCAAGACCACGATGCCGAGGAAGATCCTATCGTTCGTCGCGCGGTCCGGGACCGGGAAGACGACGCTGCTCGAGAAGCTGATCGCGGAGCTGGAGCGCCGCGGGCGCAAGGTCGGCGCGATCAAGCACACCGTGCACGAGGTCGAGCTCGACAAGCCCGGCAAGGACAGCCACCGCTTCCTCGCGGCCGGCGCCCGCGCCGCGATCGTCGCCTCGGCCGGGAGGATCGCCTGCTTCGAGCGCCGCGCCGCCGAGACCCCGCTCGAGGAGCTCGCGGCGAGGCTCCCCGACGACCTGGAGATCGTGATCGCCGAGGGCTTCAAGCACGGGAGCTCGGCCAAGATCGAGCTGCACAGGAAGGCGCAAGGCGACGCGCTCCTCTGCCGCGGCGAGGCGGACGATCCAACGCTCGTGGCGGTCGTGAGCGACGTCCCGCTCTCGCTCGACGTCCCGGTGCTGCCGCTCGACGACGTGGGTGCCGTCGCGGACTTCGTGGAGGAGTGGTTCAAAGGAGGACCCTCGAAGGGGGGGTAGCCGATAGCGATAGGAGAGATCTTTAGAGGCTTGCGGAAGGTGGCTTGATATGGGCCTTGTTCCGGACGACGGTTTCGCTTGCCTTGAAGTTGTAGTAATTCCACAAGAAGTTGGTCAACGCGTTGGTCGGGCTGTGCGTATTCGCCAGAGTCTTGAACCCCCTCGCGAGTGACTTCCCCATGGTGGCCGTCGCCCGGTACACGTGGTGCTGCCCTCTCTCGAGCTCGTCGGCCGTCATGTTCTTGGGCCGGATGACCGTCTCGTAGCAGTGGTATCGCGACCAGTCATTGGGGAAGTCCGTATAAAGGAGTCGCCCCTCGCGGTGCATCTGCTCGAACAACCTGGTGCCCGGGAACGGCGTCATGATCGTGAACTGGCAGCCGTCTATTTCCGTCTCGTGGATGAACTCGATGGTCTTATCGAAAATATCCCGGGTGTCGCCATCGTTGCCGAGGATGAAGCCTCCGATGACGCCGATCCCGTGATCGTGCAGCTTCTGGATGACCCCCTTGAAGTTCCGGATCGTGGGCCTGAGGTTGACGCGCTTGTCCATGGACTCCAGCCCGGCGGACTCCACCGACTCGAAGCCGATGTAGAAGGTGTTGGCACCCGAGGCGGCCGCAGCGCGGAGCAACTCGTCGTTCTCGGCGATGTTGATGCAGGCCTGCGCGCCCCAGGACTTCCCGAGGTGCTTCATGCCCTCGAACAGCTGTAGAGCGCGATCCATCCCGCGCGTGCCCTGCCCCAAGATGCTGTCGTCGGCGATGAACAACCTGCTCTCCGAGAGATGCGCGAGCTCGTCGATGACCTCTCGGATCGGCCTGTACCGGGTCCTTCGACCGTTGAAGCTCGTCACAGAGCAGAAGTTGCAGTCGCACGGACAGCCTCGCGAGGTCTGCACCGACTGGATGAAGTACTTGTCGGCGAAGAGCTCTCGCCTCATCCTCGGCATGGTCTCCAGGGTTGGGAAGGTCTCGACCCGGTACGTGCTCTTCAGCTCCCCACGCTCGAAGTCCTCGAGTATCCCGGCCCATATCTCGTCGGCCTCGCCTATCACCACGGAGTCGGCGTGCAGGGACGCCTCCTGCGGCCTCACGGAGGCATGGATGCCGCCGAGGATCGTGCTGACACCGCGCCTCCTGAACTCCTGGAGGATCTGATAGGCCCTCGGCGCCTGGACCGTCGTGGAGGTCACCGCGACCAGGTCGGCCTGGGCGTTGAAATCGATCGTCTCCACGTTCTCGTCGATGATGGAAACCGCGTAGCTGTACGGCGTCCGGCTGGCCAGGACCCCGAGCCCCATGGGCGGCAGGGTGAGCATCTTCATCTGGCCGAAGACCGTCGAGCGTGTCGACGGATTGACGAAAAGGATTTTCTTCATCGCGTTGGGTGGCCTCTCGTGCGACTCGGGATGATCACGCATCCTCGGCTCTGGGCGCGCTCGCCTCGTTCTTCTTTTCGATACAGAACATCTCTACGACGAGCCGCCGGAGCCGGCTCGCGACCTGCTCGGGGGCCTCCTTCATCCCCTGCTCGACCCAGTCCCACAGCTGGACCTGATGCACTGCCATGACGCAGCGGGCCAACCGGTACGGGTCCTCGCGGATCACGACCCCTTGGTCCATCGCGGCTTGCAGGATCCTGGCATGCAGGTCGAGCCCCTCCCTGTACGCGACGAGCTGCTCGGCCGTCGCGCGGGTAGGGCCGATCCCCCAGGGATGCTCGAGGAGATGGATGCCCAGATAGTCCGGGTGCTCGAGGAGGTAGAGAATATAGGCGTCCAGCCCGCCGACCAGGCTCTCGAAGATGCTCGTCGCGTTGGCCGCGCCCGCGCGTGCGGCGTCGAGGAGCGCTGGGAGTCGGTGCGTGAGCACGGCGCTGTAGAGCTCGGACTTGCTGCCGAACACGCTGTAGATGGTCCCCACGGATACCCCGGCCTCGTCCGCGACGGTCTGGATCCGCGTGGCCTCGTATCCTCCCCGTGCAAAAGCTCGTTCGGCGGCTGAGAGGACCAGATCTCGATATGCCGCTTGCCTGGCACCGTGTAGTGGGCTCGAGGTGTTCTCCGTCATCGCCGATCTCCTGAATCGCTGTTCTTGGCCGTGAATATCGATTCGACACCGTGAACCACGATTCATGGCAACCATATCACTCGGTCTCCGTTGCGATCAAGGCCATGGACGACAGCGGGGCCAGGGACAGAGGAGACCGAAAGAATATCACGCTCACTTGCTCTCTTTTTGGGCTTGAGGTTCGCCCCGGCCCGTGCAGAATCGACCTCGACAAGGAGGGATTCCATGAGCGCGTTCCCGGAGCTCGAAGAGCACATCAAGACGCTCCCCTGCGTGGGCACCCGCAAGAAGGCGCTGCTCTTCAGCGAAAACTTCTACAAGCCGACCGGTGAGAAGATCGTCACCGGCTTCCGCTACTTCGCCTGCGACGTCGGGCCGGTGCAGGCCGCGGCCGCGGCGCTCGACCTGAACGCCCTGTGCGATCTCGAGTTCGCCCTCGACGAGGACGGCGACGTGGACACGAGCTCCGTGCTCGTGGACCTCGAGTACACGAAGTCCGGGTCGTTCGTCGCCGTGCAGGCGGCGGAGTACCGCGACCACAACCCGAAGCCGGTCATGGCGCCGGTGGTCGTCGAGGGCCGCCCGGATCTCGCGGCGCTGGTGCTC
Coding sequences within:
- a CDS encoding response regulator, which translates into the protein MKQRILVVESSGSFNRRGSCASMVDDQRYLVEVATDGAGAFARISAHPPALVILDARASKSASIDWCRRIKADSISRDVKVIMVTSSGEWGCVFEAFAAGCDDYLVEPFGRLELELKMKELLKFSHLRSSVSRAVVTGRV
- a CDS encoding B12-binding domain-containing radical SAM protein yields the protein MKKILFVNPSTRSTVFGQMKMLTLPPMGLGVLASRTPYSYAVSIIDENVETIDFNAQADLVAVTSTTVQAPRAYQILQEFRRRGVSTILGGIHASVRPQEASLHADSVVIGEADEIWAGILEDFERGELKSTYRVETFPTLETMPRMRRELFADKYFIQSVQTSRGCPCDCNFCSVTSFNGRRTRYRPIREVIDELAHLSESRLFIADDSILGQGTRGMDRALQLFEGMKHLGKSWGAQACINIAENDELLRAAAASGANTFYIGFESVESAGLESMDKRVNLRPTIRNFKGVIQKLHDHGIGVIGGFILGNDGDTRDIFDKTIEFIHETEIDGCQFTIMTPFPGTRLFEQMHREGRLLYTDFPNDWSRYHCYETVIRPKNMTADELERGQHHVYRATATMGKSLARGFKTLANTHSPTNALTNFLWNYYNFKASETVVRNKAHIKPPSASL
- the mobB gene encoding molybdopterin-guanine dinucleotide biosynthesis protein B — encoded protein: MPRKILSFVARSGTGKTTLLEKLIAELERRGRKVGAIKHTVHEVELDKPGKDSHRFLAAGARAAIVASAGRIACFERRAAETPLEELAARLPDDLEIVIAEGFKHGSSAKIELHRKAQGDALLCRGEADDPTLVAVVSDVPLSLDVPVLPLDDVGAVADFVEEWFKGGPSKGG
- the grpE gene encoding nucleotide exchange factor GrpE, whose translation is MADSSSGPRGFTFVDRRASSMDDETIAEIDAGAPAATKPAYVEQLERALAEKDRKLHEIAAEIGAVQERTRREAGREIERNRRALLVDLLEVVDGLDRALDAEGAAGADGGRSVSEGVGLVRDLLLRKLAAHGAARVEALGARFDPARHEAQALISVDEAALDGVVVKVFREGYAVGGDVLRPAGVGVGRAG
- a CDS encoding TetR family transcriptional regulator C-terminal domain-containing protein, with translation MGTIYSVFGSKSELYSAVLTHRLPALLDAARAGAANATSIFESLVGGLDAYILYLLEHPDYLGIHLLEHPWGIGPTRATAEQLVAYREGLDLHARILQAAMDQGVVIREDPYRLARCVMAVHQVQLWDWVEQGMKEAPEQVASRLRRLVVEMFCIEKKNEASAPRAEDA